One segment of Metallosphaera cuprina Ar-4 DNA contains the following:
- a CDS encoding ParA family protein has product MIRFSILGFKGGVGKSTIALLLSMELAKRYKVTLVDRDNLSTISKLFGLKNGLINWIQDRGEENFVAARGNLKVLNMINFSSGVKLPDLSEMASVYKKILDDTEIMITDNPPSLDEFCELEFKAYRMATGEAHCNSIFVTTPGLPLKITLQHMNEVPKVLKSWVPDIKYFKMVAFIINMVRGEVEDVPVSKKVMIPFHPELLYSGLRLDSKLDEIKQLVELVERQIELSLS; this is encoded by the coding sequence ATGATTAGGTTCTCTATTTTAGGATTTAAAGGAGGAGTAGGGAAGTCCACAATCGCTTTGTTGTTATCCATGGAGTTAGCTAAGAGGTATAAGGTGACTCTAGTAGATAGGGATAACCTGAGCACAATTAGTAAACTTTTCGGTTTAAAAAATGGATTAATAAATTGGATCCAGGATAGGGGAGAGGAAAACTTTGTTGCGGCTCGTGGAAATCTCAAGGTTTTAAACATGATAAATTTCTCGTCTGGAGTAAAGTTACCTGACTTATCTGAAATGGCCTCAGTGTACAAGAAAATATTAGACGATACAGAGATTATGATAACCGATAACCCTCCTAGTCTAGACGAGTTTTGCGAACTTGAGTTCAAGGCCTACAGGATGGCGACTGGGGAAGCTCACTGTAACAGCATTTTCGTAACTACACCGGGACTACCGTTGAAGATAACCCTACAGCATATGAATGAGGTCCCTAAAGTGTTAAAGAGCTGGGTTCCAGATATAAAGTACTTCAAAATGGTTGCGTTCATAATAAACATGGTTAGAGGGGAGGTTGAGGACGTTCCCGTTTCCAAAAAGGTAATGATTCCGTTTCACCCTGAACTTCTCTACAGTGGCCTTCGCTTGGACTCCAAACTAGACGAAATAAAACAATTAGTAGAATTAGTTGAAAGACAGATAGAGCTAAGTCTATCTTAG